In Felis catus isolate Fca126 chromosome A2, F.catus_Fca126_mat1.0, whole genome shotgun sequence, the following proteins share a genomic window:
- the PALM3 gene encoding paralemmin-3 yields MALQSQMWSPATPTPMAESSLYRQRLEVIAEKRRLQEEIRAARRELEEEKLRVERLKRKSLRERWLMDGAAEEPEQQEDSTSKDPQSPEGQAQARIRNLEDSLFTLQSQLQLLQSASTGAQHKSPGRPTWRRQGHRPLSQPTVEAGPTGHTDLSRRASLPAGPVDTSPESPSEPRDEAVRVPPTLRLFPGAAGASSEANGPCPGPSPAAEQGPSQGLAASEGGVGEAKGGGVVEVVWEGLRATEDCATEATGPELEAKVEEMVLEAIGDRQEAACPEPPSWVKEDRGIVEVVWEGVGGPESSDSEATGEGGRGQKAAQTSSPRLQVRLEGAAPGEGGVPRGSSDGDGPGGSGGEEGSFIWVERVTLSEEWEELVVEGLEGPRARGGRGGPESPLGVERGAGEDAWGAGRSQAEEPVESVGEGKKGTEEEAGADVSLVGERRGSEGSLEPERGGGEEELRPERKAVEEPPSAAREAVEGPLRAERERGEGPLRVEQKEDEEKLEATEEPLVTERKEGEKSLEAEKGGGEAPSEAERTGGEALLGAEKGGEAPSEAERGGEASLKAERTGGEAPLGAEKGGGEAPSEAERGGEASLKAEKTDVVEDLSPEEQRESGGGKECQAEEVSEAGASLGAKEESRPEEEGPQPQEMQEGSLEEESVRPQTPAEGQGPSGDATTPLLAETPAPEQPAECQPLLQVEGPRANPSARPVPTYAPARQPEPPAPPEGEEASGPKQKTCQCCVVM; encoded by the exons ATGGCcctgcagagccagatgtggtcTCCGGCCACACCCAC GCCCATGGCCGAGAGCTCCCTCTACCGTCAGCGGCTAGAGGTCATTGCT GAGAAGCGGCGGCTGCAGGAGGAGATCCGCGCCGCGCGCCGGGAGCTGGAAGAGGAGAAACTCCGCGTGGAGCGGCTCAAG AGGAAGTCTCTCCGGGAGCGTTGGCTCATGGACGGGGCAGCTGAGGAGCCGGAGCAGCAGGAGGACTCCACCTCTAAAGACCCCCAGTCACCTGAGGGCCAGGCTCAGGCCCGAATCCGCAACTTGGAAGACAGCTTGTTCAC aCTCCAATCCCAGCTGCAGCTGTTGCAAAGTGCATCCACAGGTGCCCAGCACAAGTCCCCCGGCAGGCCCACCTGGCGCAGACAG GGTCATCGACCTCTCTCCCAGCCTACCGTGGAGGCAGGTCCCACAG GCCACACTGATCTGAGCAGGAGAGCCTCCCTTCCAGCTGGACCAGTGGACACCTCCCCAGAGTCCCCCTCTGAGCCCAGAGATGAGGCTGTCAGGGTTCCACCCACCCTGAGGCTGTTCCCTGGGGCAGCAGGGGCCTCCTCAGAAGCCAACGGCCCCTGCCCTGGACCCAGCCCCGCTGCAGAACAGGGGCCGAGTCAGGGGCTGGCAGCATCCGAGGGGGGCGTGGGTGAGGCCAAAGGAGGGGGCGTGGTGGAGGTGGTATGGGAGGGGCTGAGGGCCACAGAGGACTGTGCCACGGAGGCCACGGGCCCAGAGCTGGAGGCTAAGGTAGAGGAAATGGTGCTGGAGGCCATTGGGGACAGGCAGGAAGCTGCCTGCCCAGAGCCCCCATCCTGGGTGAAGGAGGACAGGGGCATCGTGGAGGTGgtctgggagggggtgggagggccgGAGAGCAGCGACTCCGAGGccacaggggaggggggcaggggccagaAGGCCGCACAGACCAGCTCCCCGAGGCTCCAGGTGAGGCTAGAGGGAGCAGCTCCTGGAGAAGGCGGCGTCCCCAGGGGCAGCTCTGACGGTGATGGGCCAGGGGGctctggaggagaggaggggtccTTCATTTGGGTGGAGAGGGTGACCCTCAGCGAAGAGTGGGAGGAGCTGGTCGTGGAGGGGTTGGAAGGGCCAAGGGCacggggaggcaggggagggcctgAGAGTCcgctgggggtggagaggggggcaggggaggatgcCTGGGGGGCGGGAAGGAGCCAAGCAGAGGAACCAGTGGAATCAGTGGGCGAAGGAAAGAAGGGGACTGAGGAAGAGGCAGGGGCGGACGTGTCTCTGGTGGGGGAGAGGCGGGGAAGCGAGGGCTCTTTGgagccagagaggggaggaggggaggaagagctgaggccagagaggaaagCAGTTGAGGAACCACCGTCAGCCGCAAGAGAGGCAGTTGAGGGACCTTTGAGGGCCGAGAGGGAAAGAGGTGAGGGGCCATTGCGAGTAGAGcagaaagaagatgaagaaaaactagAGGCGACTGAAGAACCATTggtgacagagagaaaggaaggcgaGAAATcactggaggcagagaaaggaggaggtgaGGCGCCCtcggaggcagagagaacaggaggtgAGGCACTATTGGGAGCTGAGAAAGGAGGTGAGGCGCCCtcggaggcagagagaggaggggaggcgtcactgaaggcagagagaacaggaggtgAGGCGCCactgggggcagagaaaggaggaggtgaGGCGCCGtcggaagcagagagaggaggggaggcgtCACTGAAGGCAGAGAAGACTGACGTGGTTGAAGATCTGAGtccagaagagcagagagagtcCGGAGGAGGAAAGGAATGTCAGGCGGAGGAGGTGAGTGAGGCAGGGGCTTCCTTGGGGGCCAAGGAAGAGTCAAGGCCGGAGGAGGAAGGACCACAGCCCCAGGAGATGCaggaaggctccctggaggaagaATCTGTAAGGCCCCAAACCCCTGCTGAGGGCCAGGGCCCCTCAGGAGACGCCACCACCCCCCTCCTGGCAGAGACCCCAGCTCCAGAGCAGCCTGCCGAGTGCCAGCCACTGCTTCAGGTGGAAGGGCCCAGGGCCAACCCTAGTGCCCGCCCCGTGCCCACCTATGCACCTGCCCGGCAGCCCGAGCCACCTGCCCCTCCCGAGGGTGAAGAGGCAAGTGGCCCTAAGCAAAAGACGTGCCAGTGTTGTGTGGTCATGTGA